Genomic window (candidate division KSB1 bacterium):
CCACGCCATATGGCTACCATATCTTGGAGGTGGTGGAAAGGCATAAGGACCCGCGACCTCTGGAGGAGATTCGGCCCTGGCTCGTCAGTGAGTGCCGGGCGAAAAAGCGCGTGCCCGTCTATCAGCAGTTCCTTGAGCGCCTGCGCAAGGACGCCCGCTGGCGAGTAGCGCGCGTATGAATGGGGGAGGTCCTCGTACGCTCAGGAGCCCCAAGACCCAAGTCCAGGTTCCAGTTCTCGCAAGGAGGAGGCGCACATTCAGCGCCAAGGATCAGAGGGCAGCGGTGTCGTTGGCAGGGCGTGGCCCATAGAAGGGGTCTCACTCGCGTACAAAGAAGGGCTCTGCGGGGAGGGGGAAACCCCTAAAGTGAAAAAGGCACGTCCAAGCGGAGGCGTGCCTTTTCTCATTTGCCGGGCTCTTGGTAGATACTGTCAGTGGCGGGCCTTCAGGCCGGTATCTTTCTGACCGCTCCTCACGTAGACGACGCCGATCAGGCCACCAGTTTTTTGACTACTTCCACTGCCGATGCGGCATCGGGTGCGTAGCCGTCAGCGCCGATCTCGTCAGCATAGCTCTGCGTCACTGGTGCGCCGCCAATGATGACCTTGAAGCGGTCGCGCGCCCCTTTCTCCTCCAGGGCCGAGATTACACCCTTCATGTTCACCATGGTCGTGGTCAGCAAGGCCGAAAGGCCAATCACCTGCACCTGGCGCTCCTGAGCGGTGGCGATGAATTTGTCCGGGCTGACGTCCACACCCAGGTCGATGACTTCGAATCCGGCCCCTTCTAGCATCATTCCCACCAGGTTCTTGCCGATGTCGTGCAGGTCGCCCTTCACCGTGCCCAGCACACAGCGACCGATTGGCTTGACGCCGGTCTCCACCAGTTTGGGCCTGAGGATGGCCATGGCGCCCTTCATGGCTCTCGCGGCGATCAAGACTTCGGGAACGTAGAACTCGTTGTTCTTGAACTTTTCGCCAACCACGTTCATGCCAGCAATGAGACCTTTGTTGAGAATCTCAGCAGGGGGGATCCCTTCCGCCAGCGCCTGCGTGGTCAAGCGCTCCGCATCGGGTAACTTACCGCGGATGATGCTCTCTGAAAGCTCTTGGAGTAGAGTCATGACAAGTTTCCTCTCAGCTCGTTGCTACCTTCACTGTGAGTTCCTTCTGTGCGGCCGGACCGCATAATGACCTCAGAGCGCGGCCAGAATGCGCTGAAGCCATGCGGCACTCTGCCGCGAAGTCTCCAACAGAGGCTCGCAGTGTGTTTCCAAAGTAATGTGGTGCAGAGCTCGATCGCGGGCCAACTCCTGGAGCTGGCCGGTGTAATCGATTTCCCCCTGTCCCACTACCACCGCCTTATAGCCGTCGTCAGTGGTCACATAGTCCTTGACGTGCATGTTGATCACCCAGTCCCGTATGGCGCGATAGCCGTCCGGGTAGGGCCGTTCCCCCCCGGTAAAAGAGTTGCCTGGGTCCCAGTTGGCCATCAGATATGGGGAGTTGATGGCCTGCAGCACGCGCGCCGTGCCCGACCCTGTATCGCACCAGAAGCCTGGCTCGTTTTCTACGGCCAGCATGAAACCGTGTTGTTCGGCCCGGCGCGCCAGCTGGCCGAACAGGTCCAACACGTGTTGATAGCCGTTCTCGTCGCCCTCGGCGCGCATTATGCCAAAGGTGATGATGAGGTTAGTCCCCACACGCTCGGCAAGGGCCATTGAGTCGTCAAGAACCTTGGTGAGCTCTCGCTGCAGTCCTTGGCGGTCATGAAGGGTGAGCTTGAACATGCCGGGGGAGACCGCTGTGATGTTGATGCCCCGCTCCTTCTTCATGGCCAGAACGTCGGCGAGGTCTTGTTCGCTTATGTAAGGCACGCGGCCGCTGCGCAAACAGCGCAGCTCATAGTCCTCGATCCCCCACTGCAAGCCGTGGCAAACGGCCTCCCTGAAGTCAAGGCTGATTTCATCGGACACGATGCCGAGCTTCATGACCCTCTCTGCGCTCATGTACCCTGCGATGCAGACAAAATTCGACTGCAAAAATACAAAAAAAAATCCGCCCTGTCAATGAAAAGTTCGCTGGTGCACTTTCGAGTTCCTTGCAAAGGATGCGGAGCAAAGGAGGGGCGCAACGTGAATCCATTGAGAATCACCTTCGCAGTCTTGGCGGTACTTGGCGGCCTTTACGTGAGGGGAGATTCTCGCAATGGACGCAAAGGCAACGCGAAGAGCGCAGTGCACATCCCTTGAAGATCCCCTTGGCAGCCTTGGCGGTACTTGGCAGCCTTTGCGTGAGATGAGGTTTTCCGGAAGGCGGCTGGCTCAGAGCAGCAACCACCGCCCCAAAATGAGCAGGGTGACGATGAGCAGCGCCCGTAGCGAGTTGTGCTCCGAACGCAATGCTTTCCGGAAAACTGGATGGGAAGGCTCGGTGTTGGAGAAGCCACGCAGGGAGGGTAGCCAGCGCCGCACATGGCGGCAGTACTCGTCATACTCTGCCCCGAATTTGGCGCGTAGGAAGTGCTCCTCTTCGCGCACAATGGAACCGTATTGCAAGGCAAATAGACCTACCAGCACCAGGAGCATCCAGGGCATCCACGGCCAGGCCATGACCAAAATGCCCAGGCTGAGCAGGAAGTTGC
Coding sequences:
- a CDS encoding corrinoid protein; protein product: MTLLQELSESIIRGKLPDAERLTTQALAEGIPPAEILNKGLIAGMNVVGEKFKNNEFYVPEVLIAARAMKGAMAILRPKLVETGVKPIGRCVLGTVKGDLHDIGKNLVGMMLEGAGFEVIDLGVDVSPDKFIATAQERQVQVIGLSALLTTTMVNMKGVISALEEKGARDRFKVIIGGAPVTQSYADEIGADGYAPDAASAVEVVKKLVA
- a CDS encoding sugar phosphate isomerase/epimerase; this translates as MKLGIVSDEISLDFREAVCHGLQWGIEDYELRCLRSGRVPYISEQDLADVLAMKKERGINITAVSPGMFKLTLHDRQGLQRELTKVLDDSMALAERVGTNLIITFGIMRAEGDENGYQHVLDLFGQLARRAEQHGFMLAVENEPGFWCDTGSGTARVLQAINSPYLMANWDPGNSFTGGERPYPDGYRAIRDWVINMHVKDYVTTDDGYKAVVVGQGEIDYTGQLQELARDRALHHITLETHCEPLLETSRQSAAWLQRILAAL
- a CDS encoding isoprenylcysteine carboxylmethyltransferase family protein: MNIGKLFFKYRSFTPVPLLIAALILAKPSLTTFLVGLAVALVGEAIRLWGVLYAGSATRTTGRVGADRLVTDGPYAYVRNPLYVGNFLLSLGILVMAWPWMPWMLLVLVGLFALQYGSIVREEEHFLRAKFGAEYDEYCRHVRRWLPSLRGFSNTEPSHPVFRKALRSEHNSLRALLIVTLLILGRWLLL